A genomic stretch from Solanum stenotomum isolate F172 chromosome 8, ASM1918654v1, whole genome shotgun sequence includes:
- the LOC125872411 gene encoding RING-H2 finger protein ATL16-like has protein sequence MESLSPMRSPPGSSSHAGFPIIVIAIIGIVATGLLLVSYYIFVIKCCLNWHRIDLLRRFSFSRRQSTVVDPSTVYSPALENRGLEESVIRSIPIFQYKKREGKDAIIEERTRSSCECAVCLNDFQDNEKLRIIPSCAHIFHIDCIDVWLQKNANCPLCRTNISSTKIPYPNDNFTGRDEDYVVIEIAENNPTLISGHRNNGSRNLISSMGDECIDIRKKDEDFAVQHIRRSFSMDSAADRQLYLTVQQIVPQQRQVPDVSPCESSSARVIKRSFFSFGHGRGSRNAVLPIHWEP, from the coding sequence ATGGAGTCCCTTTCTCCAATGAGAAGTCCTCCAGGTTCTTCTTCCCATGCTGGCTTCCCAATTATAGTTATCGCAATCATCGGTATCGTAGCTACTGGTTTATTGCTAGTTAGTTACTACATTTTTGTAATCAAATGTTGTTTGAATTGGCATAGAATTGAtcttttgagacgattttcttTCTCTAGAAGGCAGAGTACTGTGGTAGACCCCTCAACGGTTTACTCCCCTGCACTGGAAAATCGGGGACTAGAGGAATCTGTGATTAGATCAATCCCGATTTTCCAGTACAAGAAAAGGGAAGGAAAAGATGCAATCATTGAGGAGAGAACTAGAAGTTCTTGTGAATGTGCTGTTTGTTTGAATGATTTTCAAGATAACGAGAAGCTTAGAATAATTCCAAGCTGTGCTCATATTTTCCATattgattgtattgatgtttggCTTCAAAAAAATGCAAATTGTCCACTTTGCAGAACTAACATCTCATCGACTAAAATCCCTTATCCAAATGATAATTTCACAGGCAGAGATGAAGACTATGTTGTCATAGAAATAGCAGAAAACAATCCAACATTAATATCCGGGCATAGAAATAATGGTTCAAGAAATTTGATCTCAAGCATGGGGGATGAGTGCATTGACATAAGAAAAAAAGACGAAGATTTTGCAGTCCAACACATTAGGAGATCATTCTCTATGGATTCAGCTGCTGACAGACAACTTTATTTGACAGTTCAACAGATTGTACCGCAGCAAAGACAAGTTCCTGATGTTAGTCCTTGTGAAAGTAGCAGTGCCAGAGTCATCAAGAgatcatttttctcttttgggCATGGAAGGGGTTCAAGAAATGCAGTTCTACCAATTCATTGGGAGCCATAG